A portion of the Staphylococcus felis genome contains these proteins:
- the nikC gene encoding nickel transporter permease codes for MTQIKRIPWLVWVCIGYIVCIVLAQFGVSEGRAFEVHLGDTLLPISAEHWLGTDDYGRDLFSRIVMGARDTLLVSLLTLLVTVLIGVPIGLVAGYFKGYIDRMIMRIVDIGLSIPEFVLMIAMASFLKPSIWNLVIAMTLLRWMTYARMTRTIAGGVRDMDYIRMAKMFKVPTPIIMIRHVVPHILPSLLVIMTVDFGKIILYISSLSFLGLGAQPPSPEWGAMLNAGRSFMTTHPVMLIAPAVMITVTILIFQLTGDTLRDHFMKEGRELHE; via the coding sequence ATGACACAGATAAAGCGTATTCCTTGGCTTGTTTGGGTGTGTATCGGATATATAGTGTGTATTGTTCTTGCCCAATTTGGGGTGTCTGAAGGACGTGCATTTGAAGTGCATTTAGGTGATACATTATTGCCAATCAGTGCTGAACATTGGTTAGGTACAGATGATTACGGAAGAGACTTGTTTTCACGTATCGTCATGGGTGCGCGTGATACATTGCTTGTGAGTTTATTAACACTTCTCGTCACTGTTCTCATCGGAGTGCCTATCGGTTTAGTAGCAGGCTATTTCAAAGGATATATAGATCGCATGATTATGCGCATAGTTGATATCGGTCTAAGTATTCCAGAGTTTGTTTTGATGATTGCGATGGCTAGCTTTTTAAAGCCAAGTATTTGGAATTTAGTAATCGCGATGACACTTTTGCGATGGATGACATATGCGCGTATGACTCGTACGATTGCTGGGGGTGTCCGTGACATGGACTACATTCGAATGGCTAAAATGTTCAAAGTACCGACACCTATCATTATGATTCGTCATGTTGTACCACATATTTTGCCATCGCTTCTCGTTATAATGACTGTTGATTTTGGCAAGATTATTTTATATATATCCTCGCTATCATTTTTAGGACTAGGTGCACAACCCCCATCACCAGAGTGGGGCGCAATGCTGAATGCAGGACGTAGCTTTATGACAACACATCCTGTCATGTTAATTGCGCCAGCTGTGATGATTACAGTGACCATTTTGATATTCCAACTAACAGGCGATACATTGCGCGATCATTTTATGAAAGAGGGGCGTGAGCTTCATGAATAA
- a CDS encoding ATP-binding cassette domain-containing protein: MNKLLEIQDLTVRHVSHTLVDHIHLNLYEEKVNVLIGESGSGKSMTAKAILNAVPKGIDVTMDSMIFKGERVQSIQSHLGRNIGYISQDYTHSFNAHMTIGKQLIAIYRQHFNVSKAEAYQKVLRALKWVDLHHIDMMKRYRFSLSGGQLERVLIASVMMLNPSLIIADEPTASLDVVTGHHIMSLLQHLADAHGVTLFIITHNLSHVQRFSDYINVMREGRMIDQGTKAYFENNHVSAYTKQLFQRRSQLKRGDYHA; this comes from the coding sequence ATGAATAAGCTACTTGAGATACAAGACTTAACTGTCCGTCATGTGTCTCATACACTTGTTGACCATATTCATCTCAATCTTTATGAAGAAAAGGTTAATGTTTTGATTGGTGAAAGTGGTTCTGGCAAAAGTATGACAGCTAAAGCGATATTGAATGCGGTGCCAAAAGGGATTGATGTAACGATGGATAGTATGATATTCAAAGGTGAAAGGGTACAGTCAATCCAATCTCACCTTGGTCGAAATATTGGTTATATCTCACAAGATTATACACATAGTTTTAATGCGCATATGACTATCGGGAAGCAACTAATTGCGATTTATCGGCAGCATTTTAACGTATCTAAGGCAGAAGCTTACCAAAAAGTGTTACGTGCACTAAAATGGGTAGACTTGCATCATATTGATATGATGAAGCGTTATCGTTTTTCATTGTCAGGAGGTCAGCTTGAACGAGTGCTTATAGCGAGCGTGATGATGTTAAATCCCTCATTGATTATTGCGGATGAACCGACAGCATCACTTGATGTCGTAACGGGACATCATATTATGTCATTGTTGCAGCATTTAGCAGATGCGCATGGGGTGACGTTGTTCATCATTACACATAATCTGTCACACGTCCAACGATTTAGTGACTACATCAATGTGATGAGAGAAGGACGCATGATTGATCAAGGGACAAAAGCGTATTTTGAAAATAATCATGTCAGTGCATATACGAAGCAACTCTTTCAACGTCGAAGTCAGCTCAAACGTGGTGATTATCATGCTTAA
- a CDS encoding ABC transporter ATP-binding protein, translated as MLKVEAVGFSYGQNLILNQITFDVMPGEIVGIVGISGSGKSTLGRLILQEMAPNQGRIASTYESVLPIFQHATYAFNPKLTIQASLNEAAQYQQQTEKEIKAYRDELMSQMELPKHLLSHYPSDVSGGQLQRFNVIRTLMLKPDLLICDEVTANLDVVAEAKMAHQLKRYAEEAGKAMIIISHDIAFLQGIVNRIIVLHEGQLVDDFPISELFETSRHPATQDLLRIYTDMMSV; from the coding sequence ATGCTTAAAGTTGAAGCGGTAGGTTTTTCTTATGGACAGAATCTCATATTAAATCAAATCACCTTTGATGTTATGCCTGGGGAAATTGTCGGTATTGTCGGTATAAGTGGTTCAGGTAAATCAACATTAGGCCGTTTGATTTTACAAGAAATGGCACCTAACCAAGGACGAATAGCGTCTACATACGAATCAGTACTTCCTATTTTTCAACATGCGACGTATGCATTTAATCCAAAGTTAACGATACAAGCTTCGTTAAATGAGGCTGCTCAGTATCAACAGCAAACAGAAAAAGAGATCAAAGCTTATCGTGATGAGTTGATGAGTCAAATGGAATTACCCAAACATCTTTTATCGCATTACCCGAGTGATGTCAGTGGTGGGCAGCTTCAACGGTTTAATGTCATACGGACGTTAATGTTAAAACCGGACCTACTTATTTGTGATGAAGTGACAGCCAATTTAGACGTTGTTGCAGAAGCTAAAATGGCGCATCAATTAAAACGTTATGCAGAAGAAGCGGGTAAAGCAATGATTATCATTTCGCATGATATTGCTTTTTTGCAAGGCATTGTCAATCGCATCATCGTCTTGCATGAAGGGCAGTTGGTAGATGACTTCCCGATTTCAGAGTTGTTTGAGACGTCAAGACATCCAGCAACACAAGATTTGTTACGAATTTATACAGATATGATGTCGGTATAA
- a CDS encoding bifunctional glycosyltransferase/CDP-glycerol:glycerophosphate glycerophosphotransferase, translating to MTHPLTIIIPMYNAADYIESCVTSVIHQTSQDFEVIVVNDGSTDESERLLMTSLEHYHKSVRVITLDQNHGHAHARNIGMSHVETPYLMFLDADDTLSPYTIETYLSALAHEDILFAPISPFTVEPSTRFDATTLTYDHLTDDERVAPLLKHRAISNIIFKTSIIQEYGLAFNTDLSIYVDWSFLIDYINLTHTATKLSGIAFYYKGEVFDPFYGSKLTARQFDETFSDYIAAFYDALARSNNDAVRHVILQEMLDKIYKAFDPSHRDIKARYQAFHEVLSQIIPLLKPVMNYRQKLLFKLELLSLKWQYVPLAWFLNKYRYRSRLLKNIALNKPSKHYSKYMLYNSTRAVKPKTVLFESFGGKSFNDSPQAIYDYMKTHYPDYHYYWILQDVNHPSLPDDVHVIKKGSKAYYNLFKTAQVWVTNARLPLYLKKKPNQLYIQTWHGTPLKRLANDMKQVRLPNTTTPKYKRNFYRATQRWDFLISPNAYSTDIFQSAFWMQRDQILEIGYPRNDILVNHQDDADYIQSLKSSLGIPSHKRVVLYAPTWRDDEYIEADAYTFDLKIDLAQMQQALGKNTVVLLRMHYLIANQLDLSGYEGFAYDVSNYQNVSELYLMSDCLITDYSSVMFDYGILKRPQLFFAYDINKYANDLRGFYIDYHEDLPGPIYTDASSLIHGLKDLDLLQQQYQPKIDRFYERFCTTENGQASKYIGDIIHNYIETQH from the coding sequence ATGACACATCCATTAACGATTATTATACCAATGTATAATGCGGCTGATTATATTGAGTCGTGTGTGACATCTGTCATACACCAAACGTCTCAAGATTTTGAAGTGATTGTTGTTAATGACGGGTCAACTGATGAAAGCGAACGTTTATTAATGACATCACTTGAGCACTATCATAAATCGGTACGCGTGATTACACTTGACCAAAATCATGGACATGCTCATGCTCGAAATATTGGCATGTCTCACGTTGAAACACCTTATCTGATGTTTTTAGATGCTGATGATACTTTATCGCCATATACAATTGAAACTTATTTATCAGCACTTGCTCATGAAGATATATTATTCGCGCCTATCTCACCTTTTACAGTTGAGCCATCTACTCGTTTTGACGCTACAACGTTAACATACGATCATTTAACAGACGATGAGAGGGTTGCACCTTTACTTAAGCATCGGGCCATCAGTAATATCATCTTCAAGACATCTATCATACAAGAGTACGGCTTAGCTTTTAATACAGATTTATCGATTTATGTAGACTGGTCATTCCTCATTGATTATATAAATTTAACTCATACTGCGACTAAACTAAGTGGTATTGCATTTTACTATAAAGGGGAAGTATTCGACCCTTTCTACGGTTCAAAGTTAACTGCACGTCAATTTGATGAGACTTTTTCTGATTATATTGCTGCTTTTTACGATGCGTTAGCACGATCAAATAATGATGCAGTGCGCCATGTCATCTTACAAGAGATGCTTGACAAGATTTATAAAGCATTTGACCCTAGTCATCGTGATATTAAGGCTCGTTATCAGGCATTTCATGAGGTCCTATCTCAAATCATTCCTTTATTAAAGCCTGTTATGAACTATCGTCAAAAGTTACTCTTTAAGTTAGAGCTTCTCTCTTTAAAGTGGCAGTATGTACCTTTGGCATGGTTTTTAAATAAATATCGTTATCGTAGTCGCTTATTAAAAAATATTGCTTTGAATAAGCCGAGTAAACATTATTCGAAGTATATGTTATATAACTCAACACGTGCAGTGAAACCTAAAACGGTGCTTTTTGAATCCTTTGGTGGTAAATCATTTAATGACAGTCCTCAAGCTATTTATGACTATATGAAGACACACTATCCTGATTATCATTATTATTGGATTCTACAAGACGTCAATCACCCATCATTACCTGATGATGTACATGTCATTAAAAAAGGCAGTAAAGCGTATTACAATCTTTTCAAAACTGCGCAAGTTTGGGTCACTAACGCTAGATTACCACTCTATTTGAAAAAGAAACCGAATCAACTTTATATTCAAACATGGCATGGCACACCACTGAAACGTTTAGCCAATGATATGAAACAAGTCCGTTTGCCCAATACCACAACGCCAAAATATAAGCGCAATTTTTATCGCGCGACACAACGGTGGGACTTTCTCATTTCGCCTAATGCGTATTCGACAGACATCTTTCAATCGGCATTTTGGATGCAACGTGATCAAATTTTAGAGATTGGCTACCCTAGAAATGATATTTTAGTGAATCATCAAGATGATGCAGATTATATTCAATCACTTAAATCATCATTAGGTATCCCTTCACATAAACGTGTTGTGCTATATGCACCGACATGGCGAGACGATGAATATATCGAAGCTGATGCTTATACATTCGATCTAAAAATTGATTTAGCACAGATGCAGCAAGCACTAGGCAAAAATACAGTTGTCTTATTGCGCATGCATTATCTTATTGCCAATCAGCTAGATCTTTCTGGATATGAAGGGTTTGCATATGATGTGTCAAACTATCAGAATGTTTCTGAACTCTATTTGATGAGTGATTGTTTAATTACAGATTACTCTTCTGTTATGTTTGATTATGGTATATTAAAGCGCCCACAACTTTTCTTTGCATATGATATCAACAAGTATGCAAATGATTTGCGTGGCTTTTACATTGATTATCATGAAGATTTACCCGGTCCAATCTACACTGATGCGTCCTCTCTTATTCATGGACTGAAAGACTTAGATCTATTGCAACAACAGTATCAACCCAAAATCGATCGCTTTTACGAACGTTTTTGTACTACTGAGAATGGACAAGCTTCAAAGTATATTGGGGACATAATTCACAACTATATTGAGACTCAACATTAA
- a CDS encoding bifunctional glycosyltransferase/CDP-glycerol:glycerophosphate glycerophosphotransferase, with amino-acid sequence MNKLSIIVTLYNSEEYISDCIDHIKRQRNQNFDLIIVNDGSTDDSKILLDEALKDYKKDVKYIYLANNHGHAYARNVGIANVKTPYFMFVDSDDKLTTYAINFYLKHLNGLDALIAPVHDFSLQIPQYVDKNKVQIHYYNIKNNANSFLRKNTVCNIVFKTGIVKGHNIKFNENLKVYSDWSFILEYMQYANEFVRITKFPFYFKGEVYDPFETNTLSEQNFDILFEDYAKSFIDSLSRVKDSNVRYFIKKKMLEKLHTEFTPNLKATPSRYETHKHQLHYVSRKLGISIVKEKKILFAFEMFALMIKRPKLASKINKLRFITRHIKRILLRQKGYSRSKYFLSDKEQNVDNKTIVFESFGGKNYSDSPKYIYEYMKDTYPELKYKWIFKDPENNDSPHSVVKVKKETDAYYKAYSEAKFWVTNARLPLYLNKKPNQIYIQTWHGTPLKRLANDMKVVRMPGTTTSLYKKNFHAEASRWDYLISPNHYSTEIFRTAFWMSTDDILEIGYPRNDILVKKSNDEKLKANIREDLNIPLNKKIIMYAPTWRDDEFIKKGKYTFDLKIDLPRLKKELGDEYVILLRMHYLIANALDLNGYEDFAYDVSNYSDISELYLISDCLITDYSSVMFDYGILKRPQFFFAYDIEKYDKNLRGFYIDYHNDLPGPIYTDPVELIAGLKNIDQIKKDYKKNIDTFYNRFCSIENGKASKFIGDMIYQEIKKNEG; translated from the coding sequence ATGAATAAACTATCGATAATAGTAACACTTTATAATTCAGAAGAATACATTAGCGATTGCATAGACCATATAAAAAGACAGCGAAACCAAAATTTCGATTTAATAATCGTCAATGATGGTTCTACAGACGATAGTAAAATATTACTAGATGAAGCACTAAAAGATTATAAAAAAGATGTAAAATATATATATTTAGCTAATAATCATGGACATGCGTATGCACGTAATGTTGGTATTGCAAATGTTAAAACGCCATATTTCATGTTTGTAGATTCTGATGACAAACTTACAACATATGCTATCAATTTCTATTTAAAACATTTGAATGGTTTAGATGCACTAATTGCTCCAGTTCATGATTTTAGTTTACAAATACCACAATATGTTGATAAAAATAAAGTACAAATCCATTATTACAATATAAAAAATAACGCCAATTCCTTTTTACGAAAAAATACTGTATGTAATATTGTATTTAAAACAGGTATCGTAAAAGGACATAATATTAAATTTAATGAAAACCTTAAAGTTTATTCAGACTGGTCATTTATATTGGAATACATGCAATATGCAAATGAATTTGTTCGAATAACTAAATTCCCATTTTATTTCAAAGGGGAAGTTTATGATCCTTTTGAAACCAATACTTTATCAGAACAAAATTTTGACATATTATTTGAAGACTATGCAAAAAGTTTTATCGATTCTTTATCTCGAGTTAAGGATTCAAATGTCCGTTACTTTATAAAGAAAAAAATGTTAGAAAAATTACATACAGAGTTTACCCCTAATTTAAAAGCAACACCTTCGCGTTATGAAACTCATAAACACCAACTGCATTACGTTTCACGTAAATTAGGAATATCTATAGTTAAAGAAAAGAAAATTTTATTTGCTTTTGAAATGTTTGCTCTGATGATTAAACGTCCCAAGCTAGCTAGCAAGATTAATAAATTAAGGTTTATTACTCGTCATATCAAACGTATATTGCTTAGACAAAAAGGCTACTCACGTTCTAAATACTTTTTATCTGATAAAGAGCAAAATGTTGATAATAAAACTATTGTATTTGAATCATTTGGTGGTAAAAATTACAGTGATAGCCCTAAATATATTTACGAATATATGAAAGATACTTATCCAGAATTAAAATATAAGTGGATTTTTAAAGATCCTGAAAATAATGATTCTCCACACTCAGTTGTAAAAGTCAAAAAAGAAACTGATGCGTATTATAAAGCTTATTCAGAAGCTAAGTTTTGGGTAACAAATGCACGATTACCTTTATATTTAAATAAAAAACCTAATCAAATATATATCCAAACATGGCATGGCACACCATTAAAACGCTTAGCTAATGATATGAAGGTTGTTCGTATGCCTGGTACCACGACGTCTTTATATAAGAAAAATTTTCACGCTGAAGCATCACGTTGGGATTACTTAATTTCTCCAAACCATTATTCTACAGAAATTTTTAGAACTGCTTTTTGGATGTCAACAGACGATATTTTAGAAATTGGTTATCCTCGTAATGATATTTTAGTTAAAAAATCAAATGATGAAAAATTAAAAGCAAATATACGTGAAGACTTAAATATTCCTCTAAATAAAAAGATAATCATGTATGCTCCCACTTGGCGAGATGATGAATTTATAAAAAAAGGCAAATATACTTTTGATCTCAAAATCGATTTACCAAGACTTAAGAAGGAGCTAGGAGACGAATACGTTATTCTTCTACGAATGCATTATCTTATCGCAAATGCCTTAGACTTGAATGGATATGAAGATTTCGCATATGATGTGTCAAACTATAGCGATATTTCAGAGTTATATTTAATAAGTGATTGTTTAATTACTGACTATTCTTCGGTAATGTTTGACTATGGTATACTCAAAAGACCTCAATTTTTCTTTGCATATGACATTGAAAAATACGATAAAAATTTACGTGGCTTCTATATTGATTATCATAACGACTTACCTGGTCCTATATATACAGATCCAGTAGAATTGATAGCTGGACTAAAAAATATTGACCAAATCAAGAAAGATTACAAAAAAAATATAGACACTTTTTATAATCGTTTTTGCTCTATTGAAAATGGTAAAGCTTCCAAATTCATTGGAGATATGATTTATCAAGAAATCAAAAAAAATGAAGGTTAA
- a CDS encoding glycosyltransferase, which translates to MIYTVASVLAKEHGGRTKSLLNRIKLYREELGIEQVILTTNYNANYNSVYNLYKEKEVISTDQKIVNIYDWLSNYNLLKDKKNKVFKRRIKEQDLPIENYYLRSDAEKNCIRYYDIKTDNYLMYRNYYKGTDIAKFDDFFTSGVRHKIERWEYNDSGILHRITNYSRKYNTKLVEKYYDLNGRLYCKKFYDNTPEAKLNMILIYENEVPSFSFSNEKDLFTHFFNAFFLPGDIIFNDARLLDKSLINCKIDIKPILVFHSSHLEGNNTKNSYKLALSNSEKVYKYYLLTNHQKEDIQNVYNIGDEKFAVIPHFIKPSITTRNRKNQFVFMGRFSPEKQIDHIIESFYKYVEKGYLFNLMLFGGKPGKEREKIEKLIKEYNLEERVTIKEFTNNPSEVFAESRASLVTSKYEGFPLSIMESINEGCPVISYDIRYGPREIIEDNKNGILVEKDNIKEFSEAMMKITDNPLEDVETKENIKYQSAIANFKKLIKD; encoded by the coding sequence ATGATTTACACAGTGGCTTCAGTATTAGCAAAGGAACATGGCGGTAGAACTAAATCATTACTAAATAGAATCAAATTATACAGGGAAGAATTAGGGATTGAGCAAGTTATTTTAACAACAAATTACAATGCGAACTATAACAGTGTTTATAATTTATATAAGGAAAAAGAAGTTATAAGTACTGATCAAAAGATAGTAAATATTTACGATTGGTTATCCAATTATAATTTACTTAAAGATAAGAAAAACAAAGTCTTCAAACGGCGTATAAAAGAGCAAGATTTACCTATTGAAAATTATTATTTGAGATCAGATGCAGAAAAAAATTGTATAAGATATTATGATATAAAGACTGACAATTATCTTATGTATCGCAATTACTACAAGGGAACGGATATTGCAAAATTTGACGATTTTTTTACTAGTGGTGTTCGTCATAAGATTGAAAGATGGGAATATAATGATAGCGGTATTTTGCATAGAATAACTAATTATAGTCGTAAGTATAACACTAAACTTGTAGAAAAGTATTATGATTTAAATGGGCGTCTATATTGTAAAAAATTTTATGATAATACGCCAGAAGCTAAACTTAATATGATATTAATATATGAAAATGAAGTCCCATCTTTTAGTTTTTCTAATGAAAAAGACCTATTTACTCATTTTTTTAATGCCTTTTTCTTACCTGGCGATATCATTTTTAATGATGCTAGATTACTTGATAAATCATTAATAAATTGTAAAATTGATATTAAACCAATATTAGTTTTCCATAGTTCACATTTAGAAGGAAATAATACTAAAAACTCTTACAAATTAGCTTTAAGTAACTCGGAAAAAGTGTATAAGTATTATTTATTAACAAACCATCAAAAAGAAGATATACAAAACGTGTACAATATCGGGGATGAAAAATTCGCAGTAATTCCACATTTCATTAAGCCTTCAATAACTACGAGAAATAGAAAAAATCAATTTGTTTTTATGGGAAGATTTAGTCCAGAAAAGCAAATTGATCACATTATTGAAAGTTTTTATAAATATGTAGAAAAAGGTTATCTGTTTAATCTAATGTTATTCGGTGGGAAACCGGGAAAAGAACGAGAAAAAATTGAGAAGTTAATCAAAGAATATAACTTAGAAGAAAGAGTGACAATCAAAGAATTCACTAATAATCCAAGTGAGGTTTTTGCTGAATCAAGGGCATCTTTAGTGACAAGTAAGTATGAAGGATTTCCGCTTAGTATTATGGAAAGTATTAATGAAGGGTGTCCCGTTATCTCATATGATATAAGGTATGGTCCAAGAGAAATCATAGAAGACAATAAAAATGGAATACTAGTTGAGAAAGATAATATTAAAGAATTTTCAGAAGCTATGATGAAAATTACAGATAACCCGTTAGAAGATGTTGAAACTAAAGAAAATATTAAATACCAATCAGCTATAGCAAATTTTAAAAAATTAATTAAGGATTAA
- a CDS encoding GDP-mannose 4,6-dehydratase, with product MKVLITGGAGFIGSNLAKYFFDKGEEVFVLDNLSTGHLENISFLDKSYFFKGDITDTKFVEEVFDNHHFDIVVHLAAVVSVVDTVNDPITSQKVNIQGTLDILKIIKEKNENIKRFLFASSAAVYGNTSDLPKKMDSLISPESPYAIEKFSGEQYTKLFYKLYGIPTTALRFFNIYGPKQDPNSQYSGVISIMMDCFENNKTFTFYGDGEQSRDFVYITDLIKSIELILSDSDSIGRIYNVGTGNSTSLNEVFNAFCKIYEKRIPVEYEDFRNGDVKHSLADILPLKKIGYEPEYDINKGLEEYFKVLNQ from the coding sequence GTGAAGGTACTTATAACAGGTGGTGCAGGTTTTATAGGATCAAATTTAGCAAAATACTTTTTTGATAAAGGAGAAGAAGTGTTTGTTCTAGATAACCTTTCGACGGGACATTTAGAAAATATTAGTTTTTTAGACAAGAGTTATTTTTTTAAAGGTGATATTACAGATACAAAATTCGTAGAAGAAGTATTTGATAATCATCATTTTGATATAGTGGTTCATCTAGCAGCTGTTGTAAGCGTTGTAGATACTGTTAATGATCCAATAACATCACAGAAAGTAAATATACAGGGAACACTCGATATTTTGAAGATAATAAAAGAAAAAAATGAAAATATCAAGCGTTTTTTATTTGCTTCTTCTGCTGCTGTTTATGGGAATACATCTGATTTACCTAAAAAAATGGACTCTTTAATTTCTCCTGAGTCACCTTATGCAATAGAAAAATTTAGTGGAGAGCAGTATACTAAGTTGTTTTATAAATTATATGGAATACCCACTACAGCTTTAAGGTTTTTCAATATATATGGTCCTAAGCAAGATCCAAATTCTCAGTATTCAGGAGTTATCTCTATCATGATGGATTGTTTTGAAAACAATAAAACGTTTACTTTTTATGGTGATGGCGAACAATCTAGAGACTTCGTTTATATAACAGATTTAATAAAATCAATAGAATTGATTTTATCCGATTCTGATAGTATAGGTAGAATTTATAATGTAGGTACAGGAAATAGTACATCATTGAATGAAGTCTTTAATGCATTTTGTAAAATTTATGAAAAAAGAATACCTGTTGAATATGAAGATTTTAGGAATGGTGATGTAAAACATTCTCTTGCAGATATTTTGCCATTAAAGAAAATAGGGTATGAGCCGGAATACGATATTAATAAAGGATTAGAGGAATATTTCAAAGTGTTAAACCAATAA
- a CDS encoding tripartite tricarboxylate transporter permease — MGIDINSFWEGLTTAFHPMNLLWILIGGFLGTVVGMLPGLGPATAVAVLIPVTFGMDPVSALVLMISIYYGAMYGGSRSSILLNTPGDGSAIAATFDGYPMTKNNQAGKALSISAIASLIGGLFAVVGFIILAKPLSNFALNFGPREYFVLFLFTLSMIVTLSLGKMVKGFIAMSLGLMISTIGVDLQTSVYRFTYGATHLSEGIDFLVIIIGIYAVAEVFYNYMHLDALKPPSSDLGSMKLTKEDWKRTRWTMLRQSPLGFLIGVLPGAGGSVASLLSYSIEKQVSKNSKKFGKGAIEGVAAPEASNNAASVGSLIPLLTMGIPGSGTTAVILGAVIMLGLQPGPLLFDKDPEMVWTLVNSMFIGNIFLVILNIALIGVLLKILKTPPKTLYPIILVLAFLGTYTLGYSVIDFYILLIFGIIGLLLKLLDFPIAPLILATIVGSDMEQNFRKSLITNNYNVPDIFFGSPISIVLTIMTVLALFYPLIMKLVKRNSI; from the coding sequence ATGGGTATTGATATAAATAGCTTTTGGGAAGGATTGACAACAGCATTTCATCCGATGAATTTACTTTGGATATTAATTGGAGGGTTTTTAGGTACAGTTGTTGGAATGCTACCAGGATTGGGTCCTGCTACTGCTGTTGCTGTGTTAATTCCCGTTACATTTGGGATGGATCCTGTCAGTGCTCTTGTACTCATGATTTCAATTTATTATGGGGCTATGTACGGTGGCTCTCGTAGTTCTATACTTTTAAATACACCAGGAGACGGTTCAGCAATTGCCGCTACATTTGATGGTTATCCTATGACTAAAAATAATCAAGCCGGGAAAGCTTTGTCCATTTCTGCTATTGCTTCATTGATTGGTGGACTCTTTGCCGTCGTTGGATTTATCATTTTAGCTAAACCTCTTTCTAATTTTGCTTTAAACTTTGGACCACGAGAATACTTTGTCTTATTTTTATTTACGCTTTCAATGATTGTCACATTATCTTTAGGGAAGATGGTTAAAGGATTTATAGCTATGTCTCTTGGGTTAATGATAAGTACCATAGGCGTAGATTTACAAACTAGTGTCTATCGATTTACATATGGCGCTACACACTTAAGTGAAGGTATAGATTTTTTAGTCATTATTATAGGTATTTATGCTGTAGCGGAAGTTTTTTATAACTATATGCATTTGGATGCACTCAAACCACCTAGTAGTGATTTAGGTTCCATGAAACTAACTAAAGAAGACTGGAAACGGACACGCTGGACAATGCTTAGACAAAGTCCTCTTGGTTTTCTCATTGGGGTACTGCCTGGAGCTGGCGGTTCTGTAGCCTCTCTTTTAAGTTATTCTATTGAAAAACAAGTTTCAAAAAACAGTAAAAAATTCGGTAAAGGCGCTATCGAAGGCGTTGCAGCACCTGAAGCTTCGAATAATGCTGCTTCAGTCGGCTCATTAATACCATTACTAACAATGGGAATACCCGGATCAGGAACAACAGCTGTGATACTTGGTGCTGTCATTATGCTCGGTTTACAACCTGGCCCTCTTTTATTTGATAAAGATCCTGAAATGGTATGGACTCTTGTAAATAGTATGTTTATCGGAAATATTTTTCTTGTTATTTTAAACATTGCATTAATCGGGGTACTATTGAAAATTTTGAAAACACCACCAAAAACATTATATCCAATCATTCTCGTTTTAGCATTTTTAGGTACATACACTTTAGGATATAGTGTTATTGATTTCTATATTTTACTTATATTCGGTATTATTGGACTTTTACTAAAGCTACTCGACTTCCCAATAGCACCCTTAATATTAGCAACAATCGTCGGATCAGATATGGAACAAAACTTTCGAAAAAGCTTAATAACGAACAATTATAATGTACCAGATATTTTCTTTGGTTCACCTATCTCTATCGTATTAACAATCATGACAGTGCTTGCACTCTTTTACCCGCTCATCATGAAGTTGGTAAAAAGAAATAGTATATAA